GCTGTCAGAGTTCCTCTGCCGAGCACAGAAGAGGTAAAAAAGAGCTTTGGGAGATGAGGGGGGACAACCTTAATCTGAATACAATCATAGGGAAATAAGATAATAAATAGGATCCATTATAAATAGGGCTTGGTCTTTACCAGCCTCTAAATTTGTCAAATCTGTTCTTAATTTGATCTATTTTCTCCAAAGATTATTCACAAAATTGTTTCAGCAATCTTGTATTTGTGTAACTTTGAAAACCTGAATAATTTTGCCAAAttcttttaaattgaaaagacattttcttggtAAATCTTACAAGCACATTAtacttttaatctttaattattCTTAGTTTGACTGAGtctaaaatatatctttttggatttttttgccATTGATTGCTGCATTATCTAGTTTTGGGTTAAATATTTCTAGTTTTCATCAGTCTTTCTGTAATggtattaaaatagtttaaaaatatgcCTGTAAGCCTCGTGATTTATTTGTGTCAAAAATCTCTTCTCCAAGTCGTTTCTGATTGGTTTACTCCTTGACATTGAGGTAAGACAAACATGTAAACTCTGGACTATTACCTTCTGTGATCGTCTGTTTTCACAGGTCTGCAGTGTTCTGACATCGGTCTGTAAAAAGGAAGGTCTGCTGCTGCCGCCTGAGCTGGCCAAGCAGATCAGCGAAAAGTCGGGTCGCAACCTCCGCAGAGCTCTTCTGATGTGTGAGGCGTGCAGAGTGCAGCAGTGAGTTGTGTCTCTGCGACAATGTTTTACATGaatattttgcagaaatatttgctCACATGGCTCGTGGTGACATTCTACAGGTATCCATTCTCAGCAGATCAGGATGTGCCAGAGCCGGACTGGGAGGTCTACCTGAGAGAAACTGCTAATGCCATCGTCAGCCAGCAGAGTCCTCAGAGGTATgatggaaaatgtgtttgtataCGGGAGATGTAGTCAGGTTTAGGAAGATCTGAGTCAGACTGTGAGACGTACAAATGCAGGAGCCGTCCTTCTGTGTTTCAGGTTGTTGGAGGTTCGAGCCAGGCTGTACGAGCTGCTCACACACTGCATCCCTCCTGATATCATCATAAAGGTCGAATCATGATCAATTCTTCTTCCCTTTAACACGAGATTTCAAACTAGTTTTCAAATTAAGAAGAAATTTACCGTCTGCTTTCATGTGACAGGGTTTAGTGGAAGAACTACTGAATAACTGCGACGGGCAGCTAAAGACAGAGGTGGCCCACATGGCTGCTTACTATGAGCACCGACTCCAACTGGGCAGCAAAGCCATCTACCACCTGGAGGCGTTTATTGCAAAGTTCATGGCCATGTACAAGAAGTTTATGGAAGACGGCCTGGACGCCATGATGTTTTGAGTTGCAGAGTTTTTGTGCCATAATTTGGAACAGTTTATAGCAGTTTAGGTTTATGTAATTATTGGTAAATTCATCAGCATTGCACACAGACTATAAATCATTGAGcttataaaaatggaaaacacaagATGGAACTGGGAAGGTGGGGAATGTATTATAATGTTCAGAAAGGTTACAATAAATCACCATGTTAGCAACATGTAAAGTCTGCATTTCTGTGTTACAAGTACCGCTTACTCTTCAACTTGACACTGAAGTTCAGCCTCAGTTAGTGTAAtgaattaaaacttaatttattcacAAATTGTGCTTACTCATAGCATGTCTTACAACAGTGTCTATAGGTCTTTGAGATACTGCTTAAATaactaataaattaataaattacaatttaagaTAAATATGTAAGCACCAAATGTCTAACAAATAGGCATGAGCCAAGTACCTATATCAAGGTGTCCCATTGCTTAGAAAATGACCAGTTATGTGAAAACTGAAGGAGCACTACACAATCACCCATATGTTAGGaggaatatgttttaaaattacagtttgTGAGCAAAGACTTactattgctaaaaaaaaaaaaaacataaattgtcCCATTTGCAGTTTGTTGCAAGCCATACAGAGGATACAGCACACATGCGAAGGACATTCTTTGGGTCTGGGGAGACCAAAGGTCAAAGTGTTTGACCTAAATGCTACCCTAACACACCCTCTCTAAAACACGGTGGCAgcacagcatcatgctgtgatgATTCTCCTACTAATTGATTGATTCTCCTGTTCTATTAATTAACATAAGCTTGTTTGATTTGAATTACTCCAGAGAGCCAAATGCCAAAAAGCCATAATAGCCCGTTCAGTCATTTGAATAAACTGTAGTATgtttattctacattttttctgtttatgtgtgGAAATTCTAGCAGCCATGAATAAGTACAATATATTATATAACTTTAATTATGacatttctatttctgtttcatataaaaacaattaaaccctcccgaccccatttagggaagacgggtgtaaagaaaatggatggatggataaaaacaattatatgtataaacctttttaaacttttttgataaaaatatcatgaaaactgatgtttttactCGCCTATGTGGATTATATAAGGACCCAGGCCTATAAAGCACTACCTAACAGTCACATAAGAACAGCCCAGTCTGCATCCTTTCCTCAGTAATACTCCTTGTGTCTCTTGGCGGTGTAGTAAATGATGAGACCCAGCGTAATCAGAACTCCTGAGCCCACTAGAGTCAAGAAGCCCACAACAGGCCTCCTGATGAGGATGTGGCAGTTAGGGCAGGGCTGTGGCAGCGCGGGACACTGCTGTGGAGACGCTCCGGGAATAGGGAACCCGTTGTGCTGGATGATGTTGCGATAGTTGGAAAGGGAGGCCTTGACGATGACCTCCTCGTGGACCTGACCGTAAAGGCCAAATCCCGGGTCTCTTTGGTCGTTCAGGGCGTAGGCAAAGTAACCCTTCAGGTTGACACCATCCAGAGTAAATGCTGAGTGTGACAAGAAAGTAgtaatcatgttttgttttcctaccATGTCTCAATTATGCAGTAGTTTGTTCTAGTCCATCATGTAAAATCCATAAGAAATGCACTAAACTTTGTATACATGAGGTAAGaagatgtgaatacttttgtgaggGACCATAACTACACAGAAAGCACCTGTTACTCAACAAACGCTAAAGGTTTTCTTTGAGTCAGCTGATATCCGTCAGGGGTCAGTAAATTCCTGTCTAATTATTAATCTCTACAGAGGCCAATAAGGGACAagattcagctgttttaaagGCCAAATCTCTTGTTTAATACATTCAccagttaaaatataaatatgtggaAACTACTGTATTAGTCCTACCTTTAAGTGCCTCGTTAATGTAGTTGTAGAGGTAATAAACTCGTAGGGAGTCTTTGAATCGGGCTGGGTCTTCCTGGACTCCATTAGCCATTACATAGATGGGTACATCACTGTAGTGCTGCTTTACCTTCACATAGAAAGAGCAAATGTAACAATCAGACagttctttatttaaatgttgttatCCTCTGTGTATGAAGGCACTGCTAGGAACAAAGTCACCCAGTCTTACCCAGTTTAGAGCCTTTCTCAGCCCCCAGGGCACAACGGGCCTGGGAGACATGATCCATGTTGTGTCTATCATGTGCTGAACCTCAAGCATCTCTGTGTAGGTGTACCTGCATGGAGGTCACACAAAGGTCAAAACAGGGTTCAGGTTTTTACTCCACTTTTCCGCAGTGTGCttgttttagataaaatgtaaatggtaggagcagaaaaatgattttaactTACGAGTCTTCCTTGGCATGAGTCACAAGCTTGGTACTGAAGTGACTCATAGCGAAAAAGTCATAAGTCCCTCTGACCAGCTGTCTGTCCTCCTCATTAAAAACAGGCAATctgtttaaataagaaaagagaGCTATAGAGTAAAAGAGTAGACAAAAGCAGTACCCATGGGTTACCCGCATATAGTGTAAAGTTGCCCATTTTCTGCCTATTAGATTTCCACAATTCACCTGTTTGAATTatgcaatacttcaaaataGCAGGGAGACCATCAACAAGCAATAACTGCTCTGATTTGCTACATGACATTCAAGAAACCTTTTCACGTAACTTTGTCAAAGAAAATAGCTGCAAAGAGCAAacattttagccttttttcacatttatttgggAAACTTTTAATAATGCATTGGTAGAATGTAACATAAACGTATTTAAAAAGCATCTATCTTCCAGACTCACCGACATACCATTATTATGCTAAATTGCAGCAGTGGAAAACGGCACTTGATAAATATATCATGTACTACTGATGTCATGTATGTAATTTGGTAATTATTAAgtaatttggtttttattattacactAAATCAAAAACACTATACATTATTGCTTAATATAATTTTGAAGTATGTTTCAAGTACAGAATGAGAAACCTTTCTGTTCTGCCTCTTTTAGAGTAACACTGGAAGTCTAGGAAGCTGATATGAGCTGATGAGTCCATCTCTATCTATATGTATATGTCAATAAAatctgtaatatttaaaaaggtgATTCTTTAGTTTCCAAACTATGACTGGAAGTGACGtccaaacaaagaaagaagtgtAGGAACCTTTGTTTCGGCAGCATAAAATCAGCGCTCAGAAAGGAATGGGAGAGAGGCGACACTTTGCTATTCTATGCTTCATCCAATTCAAGAATTTGTGTCCAGTCATGAACACACATTAACTAAAAAggtgaagaataaaaaataagcagggtttttctttcttcttactCAAGTGAGTTGAGCTGTCGCAGCCAGTTCCTCATTCCCATAGGATAATCGCCACTGCCAAAGATCGGCTCGGCCAGCCAGCCAACGTAGAAATCCAAAACCCTTTTCGCCGGCTCCACGTCCTCTCGGCTGAAGGAAAATGCCGGTTCCACCCAGTCCATGTGCAGAGCCAGAGACACCTAGGAAAGTGCATAATTTTAACAGCTGAATTTGAAACTTTAAAGGTGAGTTATTTAGCGCAAGGGTTTTACTGACCTGTCCTCTTTGCGTATGTCTGAACTCCTGGTCGTAGGCGTGCCAGGCCAGAGCATGTGCCCGCAGCATCTGGTGGCCCTCCTGATAGCTCACCATCTCATCATTGGGTTCATTCAAGGTGATCCACATCTTTACATGGGCCCCCATTTCTCTGTAGCAAAGCCTGGCATAGTCTGCAAAGGCCTCTGGTGTCtttctgaggaaaaaatatgATATTGTCAGGTAAAACATCTGCAAGTACATTTTGAAACGAAACAAAATGCAAGTACTCAGGTTTTATGTGCAGTCTTGAGAAGTTTGGATAAGTagaaatttagctttttttattaacaatcCCCAATTCAGCCACCATGACTACCAGCTAGAAAGCAGCACTCTGCTCAGAGCACAGTTACCTCCTTATTATGCTGccatattatttaatatctgCATCTAGGCATATGAAAAAGTGTATAGCATATGATACTTatgtctgtggttctttataCATTATCCATCTGGTATGGCGCATGTGTAGATTTCACTTTTTCAGGATGAATGTACGACTTTCAATCATGACAATTCAGAGCTATTCTAGTGCCATGAAATAGTGAAATATTATTAGCCGGATTAATCAGAGTGTAGATTAGGTTGCTGACAGTTGGACTAGATCCAAGCATTTAGCAGTTGGACATGAGTAAATCTTCATCGGTGCAAACAGAGAGGATTGGGTTAGGGTAGAATGACATTTAGTCAGGTTACTATCAGGTTATTGTTGCTACATTTGAGTTGCACCCTTGTAAACTCTGTTGCAGTTATTCAGTATTTTCTgcataaatcaaaatcaaatcaaatcaaactttatttgtatagcacatttcagcagcaaggcatttcaaagtgctttacatcaaatcaaacacaaaaatacaatgcaacatagaatcaacaataaaaacaatatcaagtcagattccgtcaataaatttgcaattgattacgtttcgaatacaactctaaacaagtgagtttttagttgagatttaaaggaagccagtgtttcagttgttttacagttttctggaagtttgttccagatttttggtgcatagatgctaaatgccgcttctcttcgtttggttctggtctgctctgcatccccagaaccagaagacctgagaggtctggaaggttgatacaacagcagcaaatcatATCAGAGGCATATCTGCATATCAGAGGTTTGACACTTAGCTGATGATCAAAGTCTGTCAACTATTGCAGCCCACATGACAGTATTGAAAGGAAGCTATGCACTAGTTCaatgacattgtttttaaaatatctgcatCGAAACAGTTGGCTAAACGTCTCACCTGTTGAGCCACCTGTTGGCAGTGTCAAGTAGGGTTGGCAGGTTGCTGCGCTGCCGTGTGTGGTGCCAAAGGGTGACCACAGGTGTGACGTTGGCCTGCACCAGCTGACGGGTAAAGCAGCGGTAATATCCCAGCAGGGTGGTGTTGGGATAAGCCACATCACCTGTAGGCACCAGAGCAGACCAGTTGAGGGAAAAGTGGAAGTGGTTTACCCCCGCCTGTCTGATTTCATCCACCTGAAATAAGGCAGGAATACAGTCAGTCAGTTAAGCAGGTacagtttgtaacttttcattaaagttaactttttgtttcactgttATTTATCTCAATTGACAAAACTAATAAATGTCAATACTACACAATGCGAGAAAAGACAAGAATAAAACCTTTGCCcaaaacaatattcaaactAATCTAACATTTATGACTTTCTGTACAGTTACTTTAAGGCAAGAAGAGACAAATCACCATCCAAATGCTCATGTAAAACACATCCAGAGCGCTGGATTTGTTTCTCAGTTTAAAGCTGGCCAATTGGAAGATGTTTGGCAGGCTCACCTGTTGCCGGATTGTGGCATAATCAGCACAATGCGTGGCTCTGTGTAAAGGTGGTGCACTGAAGCCCTCCAGCTTGATCAGCTCTCCGTTGTTGGAAATGTTCCACAGGTAAACATTGGGATCTGCAAACTGGGTGGGAGTTGTCTCCACCTATGACACAAGGACAAACAAACACtagtacaaacacacacatgcttaCTCTCGGGTAATACACACCACCGCAAATAAAGGCCAAATAGGATAAATCGATGACAGCTGGTCCAGTCCCGCTTAGCCAAGCTGCCAAAATGGGAGCTTAGGAGGTTTATGATTAAGAGAGGATCAGATGTTTTTCCTGCAACTCAGCTGGACTTTAAACCAAGAAAACTGCAAGCTAAAACGCCATATATTTATCAACCCAGCAGCTTCAAACCAGGACGATGCAAAAAAGGTGGATTTAGAGTAAACTACTCGTCTACCTACAGTAACAATGTTTGAGTTTTACCTAATATGAGATCCACATGGGAATCTTTGAACCCAAGTTAAGAAAACAGTTAATATTTCATTGAAGTCCCATGTCTTAGGAAACATTCTTGCTGTGCTATGTTCCAACTGCACAtgctttaacacacctggatggAGTTGGCTGATACACCCCATGCAAAATCACACGGGAACATTCCTTGTGCTGGTCTGTTCTCTGGAAGTTCAGGGAATCCATTTTTATGGATGACGTTTCTGtggaaattataaaaaaatgttgaaatgtttcaaatcgtCAAACAAATTTGACTAAAACAAGTAAATCATGATTGCATTTATGATCCAAACTAACCTGAACGTATTTGTTCAGGCAAAATGTACTATTATTTCATTAGCTTATCCAGACCTGACCAGTGTATCCTGTAAAATCAATTGTAtgtattttgtaattacatACAATTACAAAATATGTGTGTAATTGAATCATATATATTTTACTCGTTCGGTTAtttcaccaaaaagaaaaaaacaatcatttccaTCCATGTAAATAGGCAACCTGTAGAAGGTAGCAGATGTCTTTGGCTCCCTCTTCATGTCAGGAGTGTTGAAGTCAACATAGTACAGTCCACGGCGAATCCCATATTCTCTGTGCCACTCAAAGCCGTCAATAAGGGACCAGGCTGTGTATCCAATCATGTTCACTCCATCTATGATGATAGCTGGACAACAAACACATCAGAAATGAATATTATTTAGTTTCTCATTAAATATGTGgataaatgaaaacttttttttgctgttatcaGGAACAAGTGGACTTACATTTAAGCGCCTCTGCTATGAACCTCTTGAGGTAGTACATGTGTTTCGGGTCTTCTATCTTAGTGTTCCCCAGGACGTACctgtttcaaatgaaaacttGGTTCAACACTGCCAATGCAAGACATATCCAAGCCCTCAAATATTCTcctagagaaagaaaaatatcagcACATAGTGCCAACTCACCAACCACTCTGCACCACAAAGATGGGTGGCTTGTCATACTCTGCATTGACCCAGTAGAGAAGCATCCTCAGGTCCAGGTCCTCAAGCTGCCCAAACTTCAGGCTATCGTTGATGAGCTGGAAGCTCAGTGTAGCCCCATGGGAGAGGGCAAAGAAGTCAGCAGTTCCCCTCACCTGCTCTCTCTCCTCCTGGGTGAAGGACGGCAGGCGCGAGCCGAGCCGCTCCCTCATGCAGGGAGGGTAGTCTCCATCTGCAAACAGCGGCCGGGCAAACCAGCCCAGGACGTGGTCCAGGGAGCACTGGCACTCCCGCAGGCTCTCCAGGCGGGTTCGGCGAGGCTTGATCCAGTGAGAGGCCAGCGCCATGGAGAGCTTTCCCTGCTGCCGAGGCCGATAACGGCGGTTGTAGAGATGCCACGCAGCTGCATGAGCCTGGAAGACAGAGAGATGCCAGCATCAAGTAAAGGCAGGAAACCTACTGAAATCTGTTAACTGTGCACTCTTGTtagaattttgtcattttataaccAAAGACTCTTGGTTTAAGATTGAAAGTGATAGACCAAACAAAGAAGTGCATAATTTTAGTGGGAGCAAAATGACActtacttttctttgtttttcttagaaataaaaatatattggaCTCTTTGTGACAGAGCGACATCTCCCATGTTTCAGTCTTAACTTAAAGGTAGGGTCTCTGCCACACTGTTCTAATCAATAGAAGTGTCTTTCATTTATTGTTAGGTGCATGTATCAATAACAACCTCAGTCAGTCTGCATGTAGAGCATCTgattgcagccatttttaaatcttgccacagattcttaTTTAGACTTGAGCCAGTCCAATATACACTGATTCGTCTAAACCTTTCACTGTGGTACtgactgtatgtttagggttattgtcctgctggaaggtgaatctAACGTCTTTTATCCTCCAGGATTGTCCTACATTTAGTCCCATCCACCAACCCATCAACTCTTACCAGCTTCCCTGGCCTAAGGAAAAACATCCTCACATTACAATACTGCCATCCCCTTGTTTTAAGACAGGAATGATGTTTTCACTGTGCAGTGTTAGTATTTCTCCACTGATAGAGTTCTGCATGTAGGCcagaatgtttcattttaatctcatctgaccagagtcCTATCTTTCACATGTTTGTTCTCTTATTCGGAGTAGTAAACTGGAGACAGGACTTCTTACTCTTTCAACCAAAATTGTGTTTGGGCAGCACTGCTAATTTTctatacacatttttatttatcatagataaaaacagtttttttgtttgtttgttt
This window of the Gambusia affinis linkage group LG15, SWU_Gaff_1.0, whole genome shotgun sequence genome carries:
- the kl gene encoding klotho — translated: MSGLFALLTFVALSSADAKPHAGLKTWGRFSKLPYPGDKAFLYDTFPSDFIWAVGTAAYQVEGAFEKDGKGLSIWDTFTRGGNRMATGDVGSDSYHNIHADIRAIRQLGVTHYRFSLSWSRIFPNGTRGSYNEIGTNYYRTLIKRLKEIRVQPVVTLYHWDLPEHLQQSLGGWSNPELVEIFKDYSDFCFHEFGDDVKYWITIDNPFVVAQHGYGTGVVAPGIKNDPDLPFRVGHNLLKAHAAAWHLYNRRYRPRQQGKLSMALASHWIKPRRTRLESLRECQCSLDHVLGWFARPLFADGDYPPCMRERLGSRLPSFTQEEREQVRGTADFFALSHGATLSFQLINDSLKFGQLEDLDLRMLLYWVNAEYDKPPIFVVQSGWYVLGNTKIEDPKHMYYLKRFIAEALKSIIIDGVNMIGYTAWSLIDGFEWHREYGIRRGLYYVDFNTPDMKREPKTSATFYRNVIHKNGFPELPENRPAQGMFPCDFAWGVSANSIQVETTPTQFADPNVYLWNISNNGELIKLEGFSAPPLHRATHCADYATIRQQVDEIRQAGVNHFHFSLNWSALVPTGDVAYPNTTLLGYYRCFTRQLVQANVTPVVTLWHHTRQRSNLPTLLDTANRWLNRKTPEAFADYARLCYREMGAHVKMWITLNEPNDEMVSYQEGHQMLRAHALAWHAYDQEFRHTQRGQVSLALHMDWVEPAFSFSREDVEPAKRVLDFYVGWLAEPIFGSGDYPMGMRNWLRQLNSLELPVFNEEDRQLVRGTYDFFAMSHFSTKLVTHAKEDSYTYTEMLEVQHMIDTTWIMSPRPVVPWGLRKALNWVKQHYSDVPIYVMANGVQEDPARFKDSLRVYYLYNYINEALKAFTLDGVNLKGYFAYALNDQRDPGFGLYGQVHEEVIVKASLSNYRNIIQHNGFPIPGASPQQCPALPQPCPNCHILIRRPVVGFLTLVGSGVLITLGLIIYYTAKRHKEYY